A DNA window from Thermoanaerobaculales bacterium contains the following coding sequences:
- a CDS encoding ABC transporter ATP-binding protein, with protein MADSIRIVFSGVAKRFDERVVFRSVAGEAAPGEVLAVTGPNGSGKSTLLAILSGLLRPTKGSVRYLLPGERELERAQWRRILGAVAPAMSLYEELDALENLRFFARVRGLQGAEDRCRSCLERVALDPGRRTQVAGFSTGMRQRLKIAQAMLHRPLVLFLDEPGSNLDPDGRSWLEGWVHEERAAGTTVVLATNDPREMEWGTRRVALAG; from the coding sequence GTGGCCGACAGCATCCGGATCGTGTTCTCCGGTGTGGCAAAGCGCTTCGACGAGCGCGTCGTCTTCCGGTCCGTGGCCGGCGAGGCCGCGCCCGGAGAGGTGCTCGCCGTGACCGGGCCCAACGGCTCCGGCAAGTCGACCCTGCTCGCGATCCTGAGCGGGCTGCTGCGACCGACCAAGGGGTCGGTCCGCTACCTGCTCCCCGGCGAGCGCGAGCTCGAGCGGGCGCAGTGGCGGCGGATCCTGGGCGCGGTGGCGCCCGCCATGTCGCTCTACGAGGAGCTCGACGCGCTGGAGAACCTGCGCTTCTTCGCCCGGGTGCGCGGTCTGCAGGGCGCCGAGGATCGCTGCCGGAGCTGCCTGGAGCGGGTGGCCCTCGACCCCGGCCGGCGGACGCAGGTGGCGGGCTTCTCGACCGGCATGCGGCAGCGGCTGAAGATCGCCCAGGCCATGCTGCACCGGCCGCTGGTGCTGTTCCTGGACGAGCCCGGGTCCAACCTCGACCCGGACGGCCGCAGCTGGCTCGAGGGCTGGGTGCACGAGGAGCGGGCGGCCGGGACCACGGTAGTGCTCGCCACCAACGACCCGCGCGAGATGGAGTGGGGGACCCGCCGTGTGGCGCTGGCTGGCTGA
- a CDS encoding heme exporter protein CcmB, which translates to MWRWLAEAWAVTAKDLRTEFRTRVALSSVGLFALTTLIAVAYSVGPFRISAEDRPFLLAVLLWIVVFFAGLAGLDRSFVKEEESHTAPLLRLSASPHVVWAGKLLFNLVLLAVLLAAVVPLYCVLMGYRIQLLGWFVALLAAGGYTLAVEATIVAAIIARAQGRGALFPVLALPLLLALLVFLIQGTTATAEGAVATVGASLRAVVSLGGAMTVVSAMLFPLVWND; encoded by the coding sequence GTGTGGCGCTGGCTGGCTGAGGCGTGGGCGGTCACCGCCAAGGACCTCCGGACCGAGTTCAGGACCCGCGTCGCTCTGAGCTCGGTCGGGCTGTTCGCGCTGACGACGCTGATCGCGGTCGCCTACTCGGTGGGCCCGTTCCGGATCAGCGCCGAGGACCGGCCGTTCCTGCTTGCGGTCCTGCTCTGGATCGTGGTCTTCTTCGCCGGCCTGGCCGGCCTCGACCGCTCCTTCGTCAAGGAGGAGGAGAGCCACACCGCGCCGCTGCTGAGGCTGTCGGCGTCGCCGCACGTGGTGTGGGCGGGCAAGCTGCTGTTCAACCTGGTGCTGCTCGCGGTGCTGCTGGCCGCCGTGGTGCCGCTGTACTGCGTCCTGATGGGCTACCGTATCCAGCTTCTGGGGTGGTTCGTGGCGCTGCTCGCGGCCGGCGGCTACACGCTGGCCGTCGAGGCGACCATCGTCGCGGCGATCATCGCCCGCGCCCAGGGTCGCGGCGCGCTGTTCCCGGTGCTCGCGCTGCCGCTGCTGCTGGCGCTGCTGGTGTTCCTGATCCAGGGCACGACCGCCACCGCAGAGGGTGCGGTGGCGACGGTCGGCGCCTCGCTGCGCGCTGTGGTGTCGCTGGGTGGCGCGATGACGGTGGTGTCGGCGATGCTGTTCCCGCTGGTGTGGAATGACTAG
- a CDS encoding CcmD family protein — translation MSDLVGIMVVTLIIWVGLFGYVYRVDRKVRRLED, via the coding sequence GTGAGTGATCTGGTAGGGATCATGGTGGTCACCCTCATCATCTGGGTCGGCCTTTTCGGTTACGTCTATCGGGTGGACCGGAAGGTCCGCCGTCTGGAGGACTGA
- a CDS encoding lipoate--protein ligase family protein, which yields MTTWRLIRDGALPGARNMARDVAMLEAVARGEAPPTLRLYGWDPPCLSLGRHQGPEAADLAFCHANGIDVVRRPTGGRALLHHLELTYAVVAPLGEGPLPRALQDAYRRICEPLVAACRSLGIEAELTPGEVNLQLPSPASTIPCFEAPAGGEVVVGGRKLIGSAMRAHGGAVLQHGAILLDWDGRLQAGSMHLPDDRGLRASVTTVAEQLGRPCPLPELEQALLAAFGGVFGIILADGELSDPEALQEQLSEASFRID from the coding sequence ATGACGACGTGGCGGCTGATCCGCGACGGTGCGCTCCCCGGCGCCCGCAACATGGCGCGCGACGTCGCCATGCTCGAGGCGGTCGCTCGCGGCGAGGCGCCGCCCACCCTGCGGCTCTACGGCTGGGACCCGCCGTGCCTGTCGCTCGGCCGCCACCAGGGCCCGGAAGCGGCCGACCTCGCGTTCTGCCACGCCAACGGCATCGACGTGGTGCGGCGGCCGACCGGCGGCCGCGCCCTGCTCCACCACCTCGAGCTGACCTACGCGGTGGTGGCGCCGCTCGGCGAGGGGCCGCTGCCGCGCGCCCTGCAAGACGCCTACCGGCGGATCTGCGAGCCGCTGGTGGCGGCGTGCCGCAGCCTCGGCATCGAAGCCGAGCTGACGCCGGGCGAGGTCAACCTCCAGCTTCCGAGCCCGGCCTCGACCATCCCCTGCTTCGAGGCGCCGGCCGGCGGCGAGGTCGTGGTCGGCGGCCGCAAGCTGATCGGCTCGGCGATGCGCGCCCACGGCGGTGCCGTGCTCCAGCACGGCGCGATCCTGCTCGACTGGGACGGCCGGCTGCAGGCCGGCTCGATGCACCTTCCGGACGATCGCGGCCTGCGCGCCAGCGTGACCACGGTCGCCGAGCAGCTCGGCCGCCCCTGCCCGCTCCCCGAGCTCGAGCAGGCGCTGCTGGCGGCCTTCGGCGGGGTCTTCGGCATCATTCTCGCCGACGGCGAACTGAGCGATCCGGAGGCCCTGCAGGAGCAGCTGTCCGAGGCGAGCTTCCGGATCGACTGA
- a CDS encoding cytochrome c maturation protein CcmE — protein sequence MTDPRRQRRIWYAVGGVLIVAFLAFGATSFKSNLTPYVSIEEAMRRPAKVQVKGSLVPHSTEYVEASQVLRFGLTDDRGNTMPVLYAGTKPGNFEEATEIVAVGSYREGAFHADQLLVKCPSKYQGLDEDPSRHSAET from the coding sequence ATGACGGATCCACGACGCCAGCGTCGCATCTGGTACGCGGTCGGCGGCGTGTTGATTGTTGCCTTTCTCGCCTTCGGGGCGACCTCGTTCAAGAGCAACCTGACTCCGTACGTCTCGATCGAGGAGGCGATGCGGAGGCCTGCCAAGGTCCAGGTGAAGGGCAGCCTGGTGCCGCACTCCACGGAGTACGTGGAGGCGTCCCAGGTGCTGCGCTTCGGGCTCACGGACGATCGGGGCAACACCATGCCGGTGCTGTACGCAGGAACCAAGCCGGGGAACTTCGAGGAGGCCACCGAGATCGTGGCCGTCGGCAGCTACCGCGAGGGCGCCTTCCACGCCGACCAGCTGCTGGTGAAGTGCCCCTCCAAGTACCAGGGGCTCGACGAGGACCCGAGCAGGCACAGCGCCGAGACCTGA
- a CDS encoding MFS transporter, whose translation MAEVTTRPSKRPWWILSTYFAEGFPYGLVRLMSTAYFKEHGASLQAIGLTSLFGIPWTIKFLWGPFVDAYATKRRWLLTLELAIVGGLILLGIASRTPVPLVAGAAVFMALAFLAATHDIAIDGYYLEALGQTDRARYVGLQSAAYRVALITGGGGIAWVCGRFSWLVGYLFAATVFFAVWTLNSARLPRIEQPKRPAGELVGYLARPRHLLVVVAAAAAIVGLWAVLRSEALAGVTGPLRKVSAPMWIVLALLLVLSAVAVRAPALKRRLYASSSTYALAFVDYLDRPRIGLVLAFIATFRIGEALLQNMAYPFLRDIGITLAQFGLAHNTFGIVSTIIGSIVGGLLIARFGLKRCIWPFVLALNSLNFLYMLLALKYRHILADPDAGRADFPLVCLLISAEAFGAGFGNAAFTVFIMRTTKASFKAAHFAIGTGLMNIAGTLAGVVSGFIASAVGFPIYFALTFLLALPNMAMIPWLPHLDAPPDE comes from the coding sequence ATGGCCGAGGTGACGACCCGCCCCTCGAAGCGCCCGTGGTGGATCCTCTCCACCTATTTCGCCGAGGGGTTCCCGTACGGCCTGGTCCGGCTGATGTCGACCGCGTACTTCAAGGAGCACGGCGCCAGCCTGCAGGCGATCGGACTGACCTCGCTGTTCGGGATCCCGTGGACCATCAAGTTCCTGTGGGGCCCGTTCGTCGACGCCTACGCCACCAAGCGGCGCTGGCTGCTGACCCTCGAGCTCGCCATCGTCGGCGGCCTGATCCTGCTCGGCATCGCCAGCCGGACCCCTGTCCCGCTGGTGGCGGGCGCCGCGGTCTTCATGGCGCTGGCGTTCCTGGCGGCAACCCACGACATCGCGATCGACGGCTACTACCTCGAGGCGCTGGGCCAGACCGACCGCGCGCGCTACGTCGGCCTGCAGTCGGCGGCCTACCGGGTCGCGTTGATCACCGGCGGCGGCGGCATCGCCTGGGTCTGCGGCCGCTTCTCGTGGCTGGTCGGCTACCTATTCGCGGCGACCGTGTTCTTTGCCGTGTGGACGCTCAACAGCGCGCGGCTGCCGCGGATCGAGCAGCCGAAGCGGCCGGCGGGCGAGCTGGTCGGCTACCTGGCTCGCCCCCGCCATCTGCTGGTCGTCGTGGCGGCGGCTGCCGCGATCGTCGGCCTGTGGGCGGTCCTGAGGAGCGAGGCTTTGGCGGGCGTCACCGGCCCGCTGCGGAAGGTCTCGGCCCCGATGTGGATCGTCCTCGCCCTGCTGCTGGTGCTGTCGGCGGTGGCGGTCCGGGCGCCCGCGCTCAAGCGGCGCCTCTACGCCTCGAGCTCGACCTACGCGCTCGCCTTCGTGGACTACCTCGACCGGCCCCGGATCGGGCTCGTGCTCGCCTTCATCGCCACCTTCCGCATCGGCGAGGCGCTGCTCCAGAACATGGCCTATCCCTTCCTCAGGGACATCGGCATCACCTTGGCGCAGTTCGGCCTCGCCCACAACACCTTCGGCATCGTCTCGACGATCATCGGCAGCATCGTCGGCGGGCTCCTGATCGCGCGCTTCGGCCTCAAGCGCTGCATCTGGCCGTTCGTGCTGGCGCTCAACAGCCTCAACTTCCTGTACATGCTGCTGGCGCTCAAGTACCGCCACATCCTGGCCGACCCCGATGCCGGCCGGGCCGACTTCCCGCTCGTCTGCCTGCTGATCTCCGCCGAGGCCTTCGGCGCCGGCTTCGGCAACGCCGCCTTCACGGTGTTCATCATGCGGACCACCAAGGCGAGCTTCAAGGCGGCGCACTTCGCGATCGGCACCGGCCTCATGAACATCGCCGGCACGCTCGCCGGCGTCGTGTCGGGGTTCATCGCCTCGGCGGTCGGCTTCCCGATCTACTTCGCGCTGACCTTCCTGCTGGCCCTGCCGAACATGGCGATGATCCCGTGGCTGCCGCACCTCGACGCCCCGCCCGACGAATGA
- a CDS encoding sulfite exporter TauE/SafE family protein: MELFTIYLPIAGVHFNVLVLLLIGFTVGVSGGFFGIGGAWIATPALNIFGLPMPYAIGTDLAHVGGKSIVSTMRHGRFGHVDVRLGMAMILGTTVGMEAGANLVLALERAGLAESVIRKAYVVLLVLTGTFVMADYLIHRRRQRRAAAGDPIPPPRAALAHRLQQIRIPPMVDFAASGIRCSLWLPVLVGLATGMVASVFGVGGGFIRMPALIYLVGCPTAVAIGTDLFEVMITGAYGAFTYGVKGRVELLAAMWMLLAAAVGAQLGTVAVKYVRGYSIRLLFAITIFVAAASVALKQLGLQLASSITILAAGIGISGVIIAQLVQGVLDERTGRHGPSTAGAGPGTSPPA; this comes from the coding sequence TTGGAGCTCTTCACCATCTACCTGCCGATCGCCGGGGTCCACTTCAACGTCCTGGTCCTGCTGCTGATCGGCTTCACGGTCGGGGTCAGCGGGGGCTTTTTCGGCATCGGCGGCGCCTGGATCGCCACCCCCGCCCTCAACATCTTCGGGCTGCCGATGCCCTACGCCATCGGCACCGATCTCGCCCACGTCGGCGGCAAGTCGATCGTCTCGACGATGCGCCACGGCAGGTTCGGCCACGTCGACGTTCGCCTCGGCATGGCCATGATCCTGGGCACGACCGTCGGCATGGAAGCGGGCGCCAACCTGGTCCTCGCGCTCGAGCGCGCCGGGCTCGCCGAGTCGGTGATCCGCAAGGCGTACGTCGTCCTCCTCGTGCTGACCGGCACCTTCGTCATGGCCGACTACCTCATCCACCGCCGACGCCAGCGCCGCGCGGCCGCCGGGGACCCGATTCCACCGCCGCGGGCGGCCCTGGCGCACCGGCTGCAGCAGATCCGGATCCCGCCGATGGTCGACTTCGCCGCCTCGGGGATCCGCTGCTCGCTGTGGCTGCCGGTGCTGGTCGGCCTGGCCACCGGCATGGTGGCGAGCGTCTTCGGCGTCGGCGGCGGCTTCATCCGGATGCCGGCGCTCATCTACCTGGTCGGCTGCCCGACCGCGGTGGCGATCGGCACCGACCTGTTCGAGGTCATGATCACCGGCGCCTACGGGGCGTTCACCTACGGGGTCAAGGGCCGGGTCGAGCTGCTGGCGGCGATGTGGATGCTGCTGGCGGCGGCGGTCGGCGCCCAGCTCGGCACGGTAGCCGTCAAGTACGTGCGCGGCTACTCGATCCGCCTGCTGTTCGCGATCACCATCTTCGTCGCCGCCGCGTCGGTGGCGCTCAAGCAGCTCGGGCTCCAGCTCGCCTCCTCGATCACCATCCTGGCCGCCGGCATCGGCATCAGCGGCGTGATCATCGCCCAGCTCGTGCAGGGCGTCCTCGACGAGCGGACGGGGCGCCACGGCCCATCGACCGCCGGCGCCGGGCCAGGCACATCGCCGCCCGCGTGA
- the ccsA gene encoding cytochrome c biogenesis protein CcsA codes for MNIRELLKWVLLLWMSLVIWAAFLYVPPADKFIGESSRIVFFHVPTAWVSVVAFLISCVASVLYLRRREPQDDIRAAVAAGLGLLFAILATVTGAVFARIMWGAYWNWDPRQTSIVILMLIYASYFALRGAVPDPERRAALAAVYAILAFVTVPFLVFVVPRIYWSLHPDSIINTRGANEFDSRHTQVLMASLAGFTGLFVWLYSVAVRVETIRRRRQQEAL; via the coding sequence ATGAACATCCGTGAGCTCCTGAAGTGGGTCCTCCTGCTCTGGATGAGCCTGGTCATCTGGGCGGCGTTCCTCTACGTGCCGCCGGCTGACAAGTTCATCGGCGAGTCCTCGCGCATCGTGTTCTTCCACGTCCCGACGGCGTGGGTGTCGGTGGTCGCCTTCCTGATCTCGTGCGTGGCATCGGTGCTCTACCTGCGCCGGCGCGAGCCGCAGGACGACATCCGGGCGGCGGTCGCGGCGGGGCTCGGCCTGCTGTTCGCGATCCTCGCCACCGTGACCGGCGCGGTGTTCGCGCGGATCATGTGGGGGGCGTACTGGAACTGGGATCCCCGCCAGACCTCGATCGTCATCCTGATGCTGATCTACGCCTCCTACTTCGCGCTCCGGGGCGCGGTCCCCGACCCCGAGCGGCGGGCGGCGCTCGCGGCGGTGTACGCGATCCTCGCCTTCGTCACGGTCCCGTTTCTGGTTTTCGTGGTGCCGCGCATCTACTGGTCCCTGCACCCGGACTCGATCATCAACACCCGCGGCGCCAACGAGTTCGACTCGCGCCACACCCAGGTCCTGATGGCCTCGTTGGCTGGATTTACTGGCCTGTTCGTGTGGTTATACTCAGTTGCGGTCCGGGTCGAGACGATCCGGCGGAGACGCCAGCAGGAGGCCCTGTGA
- the ccsA gene encoding cytochrome c biogenesis protein CcsA, with the protein MYTPGTLLVWVAFVLGAVSTIAYALAIRGSAGARSIARQAYLLMTGAIVLVSGLLMYLLVTHDYRLHYVWAYSDNLLELKYLVSSFWGGQEGSFLLWIFWGVLLGLPLMRFARAYETRVMLFYNLTLLSLIMLLLKQDPFRFHEGLATGMAPLDGQGLNPLLQNPWMVIHPPIMFIGYASLAIPFAFALAALWMRRWDEWTKASMPWVLLSLGTLGLAIMLGGYWAYETLGWGGYWGWDPVENASLVPWLATAALTHGILLQRGRKRFRRTNLVLAVFAYLLVVYATFLTRSGVLGDFSVHSFVDLGITGWLVFNMVFFIAVSIGLLALRWREIPTEVGTEPFLSRTIFFVLGILMLVLTGLIVGLGTSAPLLSRLWGEPAQVGPDFYNGVGYWLAVAFALFLGATPFLGWSRADDGAGRRFSIVLAVTVVLLVAAHLVGLTGVKAHLYVGAVIFSLAANCWALLGKLRQGQWRAAGGVLAHVGVGLMMLAFLTTGWLGREQKVRLVQGEATEVLGYSMTFTGVEKPTPLARDAMVVEVTDPRGRNFVLKPRMWINQKTDQLVANPDIRSFLTSDLYVAPVEFTPGEEAPPSGRLMLAKDRPAAFKDWTLTFRRFDMARQNAVPGALTVGMVVELQRPGVAPVTIEPSLISMSDGTVQAVPVEIPGVPGGKLRATGMSVDQGLIRIELLGLGGGVARTAVLRKGESLRYEELRIRFDDFDLSEFDPDAGQINFGVVFSVERGGETVEVVPRFRSGMGGDAEVTPATVPGAGGVTLAIGRVDAEGGAIELQVIDPTIAAGEADPASLVIDISTKPLISLVWIGTLLVMAGVGMAIALRRRDVASIPVDG; encoded by the coding sequence ATGTACACACCCGGGACCTTGCTCGTGTGGGTGGCCTTCGTCCTCGGCGCGGTGTCGACGATCGCCTACGCCCTGGCGATTCGCGGCAGTGCCGGTGCCCGTTCCATCGCCCGCCAGGCCTACCTGCTGATGACCGGGGCGATCGTGCTGGTCTCGGGCCTGCTGATGTACCTCCTGGTGACCCACGACTACCGGCTCCACTACGTCTGGGCGTACTCGGACAACCTGCTCGAGCTCAAGTACCTGGTGTCCTCGTTCTGGGGCGGCCAGGAGGGGAGCTTCCTGCTCTGGATCTTCTGGGGCGTGCTGCTCGGCCTGCCCCTGATGCGGTTCGCCCGCGCCTACGAGACGCGGGTGATGCTGTTCTACAACCTGACCTTGCTGTCGTTGATCATGCTCCTGCTCAAGCAGGACCCCTTCCGCTTTCATGAGGGCCTCGCCACCGGCATGGCCCCGCTCGACGGCCAGGGGCTCAACCCGCTGCTCCAGAACCCGTGGATGGTCATCCATCCGCCGATCATGTTCATCGGGTACGCGTCGCTCGCGATCCCGTTCGCCTTCGCGCTGGCGGCCCTCTGGATGCGCCGCTGGGACGAGTGGACCAAGGCCTCGATGCCGTGGGTCCTGCTGTCGCTCGGCACCCTCGGCCTCGCGATCATGCTCGGCGGGTACTGGGCGTACGAGACCCTGGGCTGGGGCGGCTACTGGGGCTGGGACCCGGTCGAGAACGCCTCCCTGGTGCCGTGGCTGGCCACCGCCGCGCTGACCCACGGCATCTTGTTGCAGCGCGGCCGCAAGCGCTTCCGCCGGACCAACCTGGTGCTGGCGGTGTTCGCCTACCTGTTGGTCGTGTACGCCACCTTCCTCACCCGGTCGGGCGTGCTCGGCGACTTCTCGGTGCACTCGTTCGTCGATCTCGGGATCACCGGCTGGCTGGTCTTCAACATGGTGTTCTTCATCGCGGTTTCGATCGGCCTGCTGGCGCTGCGCTGGCGGGAGATCCCGACCGAGGTCGGGACCGAGCCGTTCCTGTCGCGGACCATCTTCTTCGTGCTCGGCATCCTCATGCTGGTCCTGACCGGGCTGATCGTCGGCTTGGGGACCTCGGCGCCGCTGCTCTCCCGGCTGTGGGGCGAGCCGGCCCAGGTCGGGCCCGACTTCTACAACGGCGTCGGCTACTGGCTGGCGGTCGCCTTCGCCCTGTTCCTCGGCGCGACGCCGTTCCTCGGCTGGAGCCGCGCCGACGACGGCGCCGGCCGCCGGTTCTCGATCGTGCTCGCGGTCACCGTGGTGCTGCTGGTCGCCGCCCACCTCGTCGGCCTCACCGGCGTCAAGGCGCACCTCTACGTCGGTGCCGTCATCTTCAGCCTCGCTGCCAACTGCTGGGCCCTTCTCGGCAAGCTCCGGCAGGGCCAGTGGCGCGCCGCCGGCGGCGTCCTGGCCCACGTCGGGGTCGGGCTGATGATGCTCGCCTTCCTGACCACCGGCTGGCTCGGCCGGGAGCAGAAGGTGCGGCTCGTGCAGGGCGAGGCGACCGAGGTCCTCGGCTACTCGATGACCTTCACCGGCGTCGAGAAGCCGACCCCGCTGGCGCGCGACGCGATGGTGGTCGAGGTGACCGACCCGCGGGGCAGGAACTTCGTGCTCAAGCCGCGGATGTGGATCAACCAGAAGACGGATCAGCTCGTCGCCAACCCGGACATCCGGTCGTTCCTGACCTCCGATCTGTACGTGGCGCCGGTCGAGTTCACGCCTGGCGAGGAGGCGCCGCCGAGCGGCCGGCTGATGCTGGCCAAGGACCGCCCCGCCGCCTTCAAGGACTGGACCTTGACCTTCCGCCGCTTCGACATGGCGCGCCAGAACGCGGTCCCGGGCGCCCTGACCGTGGGGATGGTGGTCGAGCTGCAGCGGCCGGGCGTGGCGCCGGTCACGATCGAGCCGTCGTTGATCTCGATGAGCGACGGCACGGTGCAGGCGGTCCCCGTCGAGATTCCGGGGGTGCCGGGCGGCAAGCTGCGGGCGACCGGGATGAGCGTCGACCAGGGGCTGATCCGGATCGAGCTGCTCGGGCTCGGCGGCGGGGTCGCGCGAACCGCGGTCCTCCGCAAGGGCGAGTCCCTGCGCTACGAGGAGCTGCGGATCCGGTTCGACGACTTCGACCTCTCCGAGTTCGACCCCGACGCCGGCCAGATCAACTTCGGCGTCGTGTTCTCGGTCGAGCGTGGCGGCGAGACCGTCGAGGTGGTGCCCCGCTTCCGGAGCGGCATGGGCGGCGACGCCGAGGTCACCCCCGCGACCGTGCCCGGGGCCGGCGGGGTGACGCTTGCCATCGGCCGGGTCGACGCCGAGGGCGGGGCGATCGAGCTGCAGGTCATCGATCCGACGATCGCGGCGGGGGAGGCCGATCCGGCGAGCCTGGTGATCGACATCTCCACCAAGCCGCTGATCTCGCTGGTGTGGATCGGTACGCTGCTGGTGATGGCCGGGGTCGGCATGGCGATCGCCCTGCGGCGCAGGGACGTGGCGTCGATCCCGGTGGACGGCTGA